In one Cloacibacillus porcorum genomic region, the following are encoded:
- a CDS encoding GNAT family N-acetyltransferase — MIETERLIMRKITAEDFEAASRILGDAQVMYAWEHGFSEDEVRSWLGENAARYERDGFSFLAAVERSSGEIIGFIGPLVETIEGCRHFGIAYILDKERWGLGYATEGARASLAYAFERLGAERVIAEIRPENEASRHVAERLGMKTAGSFIKYYRGKNMPHLIYAVSREEWAASNQTPPAPESA, encoded by the coding sequence GTGATCGAGACAGAACGGCTCATAATGCGCAAAATAACCGCGGAGGATTTTGAGGCCGCGTCGCGGATACTTGGCGACGCGCAGGTGATGTACGCCTGGGAACACGGCTTCTCCGAGGATGAGGTCCGCTCGTGGCTCGGCGAAAACGCGGCGAGATATGAGCGCGACGGATTCAGCTTCCTCGCGGCGGTCGAGAGATCCAGCGGCGAAATAATCGGCTTCATCGGCCCCCTTGTCGAGACCATAGAGGGATGCCGCCATTTTGGCATCGCCTACATATTAGATAAAGAGCGCTGGGGCTTGGGCTACGCCACGGAGGGGGCGCGGGCCTCCCTCGCCTATGCCTTTGAGCGTCTGGGGGCGGAACGGGTGATCGCCGAGATCCGGCCGGAAAACGAGGCCTCGCGCCATGTCGCCGAGCGCCTCGGCATGAAAACGGCGGGCAGCTTTATAAAATATTACCGGGGAAAAAATATGCCGCACCTCATCTATGCCGTCTCAAGAGAAGAATGGGCGGCCTCCAATCAGACGCCGCCCGCTCCGGAATCCGCTTAA
- a CDS encoding translation initiation factor, translating into MREKKNKKLTEGEGFSLSQQGPLGISLGALLGAEEARPADSAAAGKETEKIPPKPSPEKSAAEAKISKAALRRERAGRGGRTVTIVTLPQDYRGDLAALAKELRKALGCGSTIEEGKIVLQGDIMERVEAFFNKKGVAKVTKSG; encoded by the coding sequence TTGAGAGAGAAAAAAAATAAAAAACTTACCGAAGGCGAAGGCTTTTCCCTCTCGCAGCAGGGGCCGCTGGGGATATCGCTCGGAGCTCTGCTGGGCGCGGAAGAGGCGAGGCCCGCGGACTCCGCCGCCGCAGGGAAAGAAACGGAAAAAATACCACCGAAACCGTCGCCGGAGAAATCCGCTGCCGAGGCGAAGATCTCAAAGGCCGCGCTGCGGCGCGAACGCGCGGGGCGCGGCGGCAGGACGGTGACGATCGTGACACTGCCGCAGGACTACCGCGGCGACCTCGCGGCGCTCGCGAAGGAGCTGCGCAAAGCTCTCGGCTGCGGCTCCACAATAGAGGAGGGAAAAATTGTCCTTCAGGGCGACATCATGGAGCGCGTGGAGGCCTTTTTCAACAAAAAGGGCGTGGCAAAGGTGACGAAAAGCGGATAA
- a CDS encoding glycine/betaine/sarcosine/D-proline family reductase selenoprotein B, whose translation MTYKILHYINQFFAGIGGEDKADFEPKLVAGAVGPGAQLDKLLDGKARICATYVCGDNYFAEHTDAVLADFKKALDEYRPDIIIAGPSFYAGRYGFACGHVIRLAHETLGIPGVAGMNFESPAVEMFRDEMYIVKTGNSARAIKPALEDMAKLAEKLLEKRELGSAAEENYFHRHIRNNFFREENGGKRAVEMLLKKMKGEPFTSEYLQAIPEKVAVAKAVGDLSKATVALLNTGGIVPAGNPDKIESSSATKYGVYPLDGAERLEPGAVISIHGGYDTSFANADPNRIVPVDVMRGLEKEGVIGKLHEYYYTTAGTGASLLNGEAFGRGIAETLSKAGVDAAIMVSTUGSCTRCGAAITKEVERKGIPCAHITAIDPIAHTFGSNRVVHGVAIPHPLANPSEDGGAEYNERRALILEALEKVTK comes from the coding sequence ATGACATATAAGATCCTTCACTATATAAACCAGTTCTTCGCGGGCATCGGCGGCGAGGACAAGGCCGACTTTGAACCGAAGCTGGTGGCGGGAGCCGTCGGCCCCGGCGCGCAGCTGGACAAGCTCCTTGACGGCAAAGCCCGAATCTGCGCCACCTACGTCTGCGGCGACAATTATTTCGCGGAACATACCGACGCGGTGCTTGCCGATTTCAAAAAGGCGCTCGATGAATACCGGCCGGACATTATCATCGCCGGACCGTCGTTCTACGCCGGAAGATACGGCTTCGCCTGCGGCCATGTGATCAGGCTGGCGCATGAAACGCTGGGGATTCCCGGAGTCGCCGGAATGAATTTCGAGAGCCCTGCCGTGGAGATGTTCCGCGACGAGATGTATATCGTCAAGACGGGCAATTCGGCGCGCGCCATCAAACCGGCGCTCGAAGATATGGCAAAGCTCGCGGAAAAGCTGCTGGAGAAGAGGGAGCTAGGCTCCGCGGCGGAGGAGAACTACTTCCACCGTCACATCAGGAACAACTTTTTCCGCGAAGAAAACGGCGGCAAGCGGGCCGTGGAGATGCTTCTTAAAAAGATGAAGGGCGAGCCCTTCACCTCGGAATACCTTCAGGCCATTCCCGAGAAGGTGGCCGTCGCCAAAGCCGTCGGCGACCTGAGCAAGGCGACGGTCGCGCTGCTCAATACCGGCGGCATCGTACCGGCGGGAAATCCCGACAAGATAGAGAGCTCCTCCGCCACCAAATACGGCGTCTACCCGCTTGACGGCGCGGAGCGCCTTGAGCCGGGCGCCGTCATCTCAATACACGGCGGGTACGACACCAGCTTCGCCAACGCCGATCCCAACCGCATCGTGCCCGTGGACGTCATGCGCGGCCTGGAAAAAGAGGGCGTCATCGGCAAGCTGCATGAGTATTACTACACCACCGCCGGCACCGGAGCGTCGCTGCTCAACGGCGAGGCCTTCGGCCGCGGCATCGCGGAGACGCTGAGCAAAGCAGGCGTCGACGCCGCGATCATGGTCTCCACCTGAGGCTCATGCACCCGCTGCGGCGCAGCGATAACCAAGGAGGTGGAGCGCAAGGGGATACCCTGCGCCCATATCACGGCGATAGACCCGATCGCCCATACATTCGGAAGCAACCGCGTCGTCCACGGAGTGGCGATACCACACCCGCTGGCCAATCCCAGCGAAGACGGCGGCGCCGAATATAACGAGCGCCGGGCCCTCATTCTTGAGGCGCTGGAGAAGGTAACTAAATAA
- a CDS encoding AraC family transcriptional regulator, giving the protein MKEKNRAIRKLWSRKTLQCLDFLTAKNLPPSRDSSHLHHGYTISIVESGILPMNFRDFRLDLKPGDFLILGPEVPHSFNLSSQMGECSYRTVFVKEEGLSGEAKRAVENEKATVSCFSDPALWESYLNIQRGVEAGSESDISDIIKSSELLLSKMAGNTISRMVVKSSHILAVKEYLKDNFASVPNIEELAEIAHISPFYLMRLFKEEIGLSPHAYINQLRVNRAKEMMAEGLPLLQITYELGFTDQSHFSKTFLKITGVNPNRYGNVCRGT; this is encoded by the coding sequence ATGAAGGAAAAGAATAGAGCCATCAGAAAACTTTGGAGCAGAAAGACGCTTCAGTGTCTGGATTTTTTGACGGCGAAAAATCTGCCGCCCTCGCGCGACTCCTCGCACCTGCACCACGGCTACACCATCAGCATCGTGGAGAGCGGCATTCTGCCGATGAACTTCCGTGATTTCCGGCTGGACCTGAAACCGGGAGACTTCCTCATCCTGGGGCCGGAGGTGCCGCACAGCTTCAACCTCTCCTCACAGATGGGAGAGTGCTCGTACAGGACCGTCTTCGTCAAAGAAGAGGGACTGTCGGGCGAAGCAAAGAGGGCCGTTGAGAACGAAAAGGCCACGGTGTCATGCTTCTCCGACCCCGCGCTCTGGGAGAGCTACCTGAATATCCAGCGCGGCGTCGAAGCGGGCTCCGAGTCCGATATCAGCGACATCATCAAAAGCTCGGAGCTGCTTCTCTCAAAGATGGCCGGCAATACCATCTCAAGGATGGTCGTAAAATCGTCGCACATCCTCGCCGTGAAGGAATATCTGAAGGATAATTTCGCCTCCGTGCCGAACATCGAAGAGCTGGCGGAGATCGCCCACATCAGCCCCTTTTACCTCATGAGGCTCTTCAAGGAGGAGATCGGCCTCTCTCCTCATGCCTATATAAACCAGCTGCGCGTGAACAGGGCGAAGGAGATGATGGCGGAGGGGCTTCCGCTGCTTCAGATAACCTACGAGCTCGGCTTCACCGACCAGAGCCATTTTTCAAAGACCTTCCTGAAGATAACCGGAGTCAACCCCAACCGCTACGGGAATGTCTGCCGCGGGACTTAG
- a CDS encoding cupin domain-containing protein — MKYFYHEDEVDSWRDYTGIPEIFAEDKGRFKVLSDPDSPDLFFGIYELDPGEKHVLHHHKDAAEWYYFIEGTALVRVDDQEQQCGPGTAIYMPVNAKHSIYNNGDKTIRVFWGYNKLRTYDSFVWDDEKVAKIWERVKPKGDKLAGQE, encoded by the coding sequence ATGAAGTATTTCTATCATGAAGACGAAGTTGATTCTTGGAGAGATTATACGGGAATACCGGAAATTTTTGCGGAGGACAAGGGGCGCTTCAAAGTCCTGTCCGACCCCGACAGCCCCGACCTGTTCTTCGGCATCTATGAATTAGATCCGGGAGAAAAGCATGTCCTGCATCACCATAAAGACGCGGCGGAATGGTACTATTTTATCGAGGGAACCGCACTTGTGCGGGTAGATGACCAGGAGCAGCAGTGCGGCCCCGGCACGGCTATATATATGCCGGTCAACGCCAAACATTCGATTTACAACAACGGCGATAAAACTATCAGGGTTTTCTGGGGCTACAATAAGCTGAGAACCTATGACAGCTTTGTCTGGGACGACGAAAAGGTGGCTAAGATCTGGGAGCGGGTAAAGCCAAAGGGCGACAAGCTCGCCGGCCAGGAATAA
- a CDS encoding phosphate ABC transporter substrate-binding protein — translation MKKFLIAAVICLFAATAFAASPLDVFKGQKGKIDIAGGTAHIPVMKEAAKRIMGANPDIRITVAGGGSGVGVKQAGEGLVEIGNTGRPLKKDEIEKYGLESFPFAIDGVAVVVNPANKVGELSFEQLIDIYAGKITNWKEVGGSDAEINLYVREDGSGTREVFTDKAIKKGSVAAKANVVNSNGAMKTAVAKDARAIGYVGIGHIDSSVKAPKLAGMTATQENAANGKYSVVRDLFMNTKGKPEGLTALFIDYIYSPEGAQIIKDSGYIPLPRKK, via the coding sequence ATGAAGAAATTTCTTATCGCGGCAGTAATCTGTCTTTTCGCGGCCACGGCCTTTGCGGCCTCACCGCTGGACGTTTTCAAGGGGCAGAAGGGCAAGATCGATATCGCGGGCGGCACCGCGCATATTCCGGTCATGAAAGAGGCGGCCAAGCGCATCATGGGCGCGAATCCCGATATCCGCATCACTGTGGCCGGCGGCGGCTCGGGCGTCGGCGTCAAGCAGGCCGGCGAGGGGCTCGTGGAGATCGGCAACACCGGCCGCCCGCTGAAAAAAGACGAGATCGAGAAGTACGGTCTTGAGAGTTTCCCCTTCGCGATCGACGGGGTGGCGGTCGTCGTGAATCCCGCCAACAAGGTGGGCGAGCTCTCCTTTGAACAGCTTATCGACATCTACGCCGGCAAGATCACCAACTGGAAAGAGGTCGGCGGCAGCGACGCGGAGATCAATCTCTATGTGCGCGAGGACGGCAGCGGCACCCGCGAGGTATTCACCGACAAGGCAATCAAAAAGGGCAGCGTCGCCGCGAAGGCCAACGTCGTAAATTCCAACGGCGCGATGAAGACCGCCGTGGCGAAGGACGCCCGCGCGATCGGCTACGTGGGGATCGGGCACATCGACAGCTCGGTCAAGGCCCCCAAGCTCGCGGGGATGACCGCGACGCAGGAGAACGCCGCGAACGGCAAATACTCCGTCGTGCGCGACCTTTTCATGAACACCAAGGGCAAGCCGGAAGGGCTTACGGCGCTCTTCATCGACTATATCTACTCGCCCGAGGGCGCGCAGATCATCAAAGACAGCGGCTACATCCCGCTTCCACGAAAGAAGTAA
- a CDS encoding GNAT family N-acetyltransferase, producing the protein MDRLQAFDENFFSFAEMLSGAPGGAALPFKAPSLAAASGQPYAGENYAIFGAGAESEDVSAALSFFSNRRAEFVAPWLPQTPYSLAQIFEERGLLRRRIYTSMYLPAESMRAGEMPEGVSRITERDALRWGEAAWFAFGGEASAGVDSYKRYGAYLATHKANAAFAIEGEEGYLSTALIHETAGTVGLYYFATLPEHRRHGFAARLMDGLTAALAHKGKPLVLLATEAGLPFYINYGFKVIDKIPICSLTDDI; encoded by the coding sequence ATGGATAGATTGCAGGCTTTCGATGAAAATTTCTTCTCCTTCGCGGAGATGTTAAGCGGCGCGCCGGGAGGCGCGGCCCTGCCCTTTAAGGCCCCGTCGCTCGCGGCGGCGAGCGGTCAGCCTTACGCTGGTGAGAATTACGCGATCTTCGGCGCGGGCGCGGAAAGTGAGGACGTCTCGGCGGCGCTCTCCTTTTTCAGCAATCGCCGCGCGGAGTTCGTCGCTCCCTGGCTGCCGCAGACGCCTTACAGCCTTGCGCAGATATTTGAGGAGCGCGGGCTGCTGCGCCGACGGATATACACTTCGATGTATCTGCCCGCGGAAAGCATGCGCGCCGGTGAGATGCCGGAGGGTGTTTCGCGGATAACGGAGAGGGATGCGCTGAGATGGGGCGAGGCCGCCTGGTTCGCCTTTGGCGGGGAGGCCTCGGCCGGTGTAGATTCTTACAAGAGATACGGAGCCTATCTCGCCACGCACAAGGCCAACGCGGCCTTCGCGATTGAGGGCGAAGAGGGGTATCTTTCAACGGCGCTCATCCATGAGACGGCCGGCACCGTAGGTCTCTATTATTTCGCCACTCTGCCGGAACACCGCCGCCACGGCTTCGCCGCGCGCCTGATGGACGGTCTCACGGCGGCGCTCGCGCATAAGGGCAAGCCGCTCGTGCTTCTCGCGACGGAGGCGGGGCTGCCCTTTTACATCAACTATGGCTTTAAGGTGATAGACAAGATTCCCATCTGCTCGCTGACAGATGATATTTAA
- the mscL gene encoding large conductance mechanosensitive channel protein MscL, with product MKGWLKDFKEFAMRGNVVDMAVGVIIGAAFGKIVTSLVNDVLMPPIGLLAGGMDFSNLFINLSGIHAATLAEAQAQNIPVIAYGSFINTVINFLIQAWAIFVVVKFANRLRTEKPAEPEQPPRLCPYCFSEINEKATRCPHCTSEL from the coding sequence ATGAAAGGCTGGCTCAAGGACTTTAAGGAATTCGCGATGCGCGGCAATGTGGTGGATATGGCGGTCGGCGTCATTATCGGCGCGGCTTTCGGCAAGATAGTCACCTCGCTGGTCAACGACGTGCTCATGCCGCCGATCGGGCTGCTGGCCGGAGGAATGGATTTTTCAAATCTTTTCATCAACCTCTCGGGCATCCACGCGGCGACGCTCGCCGAGGCGCAGGCGCAGAATATCCCCGTCATCGCCTACGGCTCCTTCATCAACACCGTCATAAATTTTCTCATCCAGGCCTGGGCCATCTTCGTGGTCGTCAAATTCGCCAACAGGCTTAGAACGGAGAAGCCCGCGGAGCCGGAACAGCCGCCGCGCCTCTGCCCCTACTGCTTCTCGGAGATCAATGAAAAGGCGACCCGCTGCCCGCACTGCACCTCCGAGCTGTAA
- a CDS encoding glycine/sarcosine/betaine reductase component B subunit has product MKLDLHKINIRGLEWGEKTTVKDGVLYVNRDEAIASCGDFPVVAGFSLHIARPGENVRIIPVKAAIEPRCKLSSEGAVFPGIVGGMKQAGIGATLALKNCAVLVTESGDEGLKCRTGGLVDMSGPAAEYTPFSKTFNLVLEAHVRPERLKDETLSTDEACRFASFRLAAYLAERCADIKADEVKCYELAPADEKLPGVVYVMQMLGQNPEIIDFHVYGQLAGTTMIPTMLHPNEILDGAVTTFLGAHCTVCSDKQYMYEVQNSPVIEEFFEQHGKRLRFLGVILHNEVITLEGKQRASLFTAKLAKLFGAEGAVLVTEGHGNPDEDIMLNVKNLEAAGVKTVIISDELGGRDGKSPGLADWVPECDAMVSVGNTHQLLAVPERLETLIGNPASLELVRAAISCGPEEPEHFYTELIHIPCSCAQAGISRLSADWI; this is encoded by the coding sequence TTGAAACTGGATCTTCATAAGATAAACATCAGGGGCCTTGAGTGGGGAGAAAAGACCACCGTCAAAGACGGCGTCCTTTATGTCAATAGGGACGAGGCCATAGCGTCATGCGGTGACTTTCCCGTGGTTGCGGGCTTCTCTCTGCATATCGCACGCCCCGGAGAGAATGTCAGGATCATCCCGGTCAAGGCCGCCATCGAGCCAAGGTGCAAGCTCTCTTCGGAGGGCGCGGTCTTTCCCGGCATTGTCGGCGGGATGAAACAGGCCGGTATCGGCGCGACGCTGGCGCTGAAAAACTGCGCGGTGCTCGTGACTGAAAGCGGCGACGAAGGCTTAAAGTGCCGCACGGGCGGGCTCGTGGATATGAGCGGTCCCGCCGCCGAATATACGCCATTTTCAAAGACCTTCAATCTGGTGCTGGAGGCCCATGTGAGGCCGGAGAGGCTCAAGGATGAGACTCTTTCAACGGACGAGGCCTGCCGCTTCGCCTCTTTCCGACTCGCCGCCTATCTCGCGGAACGCTGCGCGGATATCAAGGCCGACGAGGTGAAGTGTTATGAACTGGCGCCGGCGGACGAAAAGCTGCCAGGCGTCGTTTATGTGATGCAGATGCTGGGACAGAATCCCGAGATAATCGACTTCCACGTCTACGGGCAGCTCGCGGGAACGACGATGATCCCGACGATGCTACACCCCAACGAGATTCTCGACGGAGCGGTGACAACCTTCCTCGGCGCCCACTGCACCGTATGTTCGGACAAGCAGTATATGTACGAGGTGCAGAACAGCCCAGTGATCGAGGAATTTTTCGAGCAGCACGGAAAGCGCCTCCGTTTCCTCGGCGTGATCCTGCACAACGAGGTGATAACGCTGGAGGGCAAGCAGCGCGCGAGCCTCTTTACCGCCAAGCTCGCAAAGCTTTTCGGGGCGGAGGGCGCGGTCCTCGTCACTGAGGGACACGGCAATCCCGACGAGGATATTATGCTCAACGTTAAGAATCTTGAGGCGGCGGGCGTGAAGACCGTCATCATCTCCGACGAGCTCGGGGGCCGCGACGGAAAGAGCCCCGGCCTCGCCGACTGGGTGCCGGAGTGCGACGCGATGGTCAGCGTAGGCAACACGCACCAGCTGCTCGCCGTACCGGAGAGGCTTGAGACGCTGATCGGAAACCCCGCCTCGCTTGAGCTTGTGAGGGCGGCGATCAGCTGCGGGCCGGAGGAGCCGGAGCATTTTTACACCGAGCTCATCCATATACCATGTTCCTGCGCGCAGGCGGGCATTAGCCGCCTCTCCGCGGATTGGATATAA
- a CDS encoding PstA family ABC transporter permease has protein sequence MKKRLLICGLISCAGAAYVAGACGALIFFLTEKGFPLIGRQLFFGDTPPYEAIMGLRPVWEGIWPAFAGTFCLVLLTMLMAAVPGIGCGIYLARFARGHTKERLSLAIDLLASVPSIVMGLFGFVLILALRHTFAPGATTSISLAAFCLALLVMPSLVVTTRSSMESLPPMLELTGASLGFSENQLLRRLLLPAAARGILGGIILSMGRAAEDTAVIMLTGVVVNSGLPAGLAAKFEALPFLVYYTAAQYADESELLRGFGASLVLLLLSAFLMGVAWLCQRGMERRWKGIY, from the coding sequence ATGAAAAAACGGCTTTTGATCTGCGGCCTTATCTCCTGCGCGGGGGCGGCCTATGTGGCCGGAGCCTGCGGGGCACTGATTTTTTTCCTCACGGAAAAGGGATTCCCCCTTATCGGGCGGCAGCTTTTCTTCGGCGATACGCCGCCCTATGAGGCGATCATGGGGCTGCGTCCTGTCTGGGAGGGTATCTGGCCGGCCTTCGCGGGAACCTTCTGTCTCGTCCTCCTGACGATGCTGATGGCGGCGGTCCCGGGCATCGGCTGCGGCATCTACCTCGCACGTTTCGCCAGGGGCCATACGAAGGAGCGCCTCTCGCTCGCCATCGACCTGCTCGCGAGCGTTCCCTCGATCGTGATGGGGCTTTTCGGCTTTGTGCTGATCCTCGCGCTGCGGCACACCTTCGCGCCCGGCGCGACGACGAGCATCTCTCTCGCCGCCTTTTGCCTGGCGCTGCTTGTGATGCCGTCGCTTGTCGTAACAACGCGCTCTTCGATGGAGAGCCTGCCGCCAATGCTTGAATTAACCGGTGCCTCGCTGGGTTTTTCTGAGAATCAGCTGCTGCGCCGCCTGCTGCTTCCCGCCGCCGCGCGCGGTATCTTAGGAGGGATAATCCTCTCAATGGGGCGCGCGGCGGAGGATACCGCCGTGATAATGCTGACGGGCGTCGTCGTGAATTCAGGGCTGCCCGCCGGTCTTGCCGCAAAGTTTGAAGCCCTGCCGTTTTTGGTCTATTACACCGCGGCGCAGTATGCCGACGAAAGCGAATTATTGCGCGGATTCGGTGCCTCGTTGGTTTTATTGCTGCTCTCGGCCTTTTTGATGGGGGTTGCCTGGCTCTGTCAAAGGGGCATGGAACGCCGCTGGAAGGGGATATATTGA
- a CDS encoding sodium:solute symporter family protein — translation MSYLRVTSLDLWVIVFYFFVIIANGIYQSVRKTKGGDDFLLGGKSFGIFSTLCTQGATMKGSSALVGYSAGAYVNGASVLISSQCYSLGAWIAVMSGIARKIKKCSNTIEIRSAGDIFLRRFGSETLKKLVGLGGTWMSLSILSSNMAAIGLLVHLMFGKYGLTYEYSLILGVCVAVAYTAIGGLVSVVYNDVLQWCIMMPLIFFLFPYALVTKCGVTPEALHSTLNAAKYFSLQPNLWWFGFLLGGILAACCDVSHLTRFITAKDEKTAVTGSMFGFTFCVLLAGFVVFFGLSAAMLIEPSVLGDNKDGAIFALISRALSPGFVGLMLAAILAATISTIDSNLQTAVLCTMIDIVEPSLPKNTTEKQKLLYCRLITVVIAVLSIFFVLKVKGIIAIIGIGFNVYSSAIFFPLMSCMFWKKATAKGLITGIVVGAVTAVVTVSMKLPLPIVWGVSFSAISTIVISWLTAGEKSIKPLLPGFNESGQKIDSDIFKACFLGASGSLILSIGIGTWVNWIYIIIGTILMFLCIKMLDSAFKRVAAN, via the coding sequence ATGTCTTACCTAAGAGTAACCTCTTTAGACCTATGGGTGATTGTTTTTTATTTCTTCGTAATCATAGCTAACGGTATATATCAGAGTGTGAGAAAGACAAAGGGGGGCGACGATTTCCTTCTTGGCGGAAAGTCCTTCGGGATCTTCTCGACATTATGCACTCAGGGAGCGACCATGAAGGGCTCCTCCGCTCTGGTAGGATACAGCGCGGGAGCGTACGTCAACGGCGCGTCCGTGCTGATCTCCAGCCAGTGCTACAGTCTGGGAGCCTGGATCGCGGTCATGTCCGGCATTGCGAGAAAGATCAAAAAGTGCTCCAATACCATCGAAATTCGCAGCGCCGGAGATATTTTCTTAAGACGGTTCGGGTCGGAAACGCTAAAAAAACTGGTGGGACTCGGCGGCACCTGGATGTCCCTGTCAATCTTGAGCAGCAATATGGCGGCCATCGGCCTTCTTGTGCACCTCATGTTCGGGAAATATGGACTGACATATGAATATTCCCTCATATTGGGCGTCTGCGTCGCGGTCGCCTATACCGCGATCGGCGGGCTCGTATCCGTCGTCTACAACGACGTCCTTCAATGGTGCATAATGATGCCCCTGATCTTCTTCCTCTTCCCCTACGCGCTGGTCACAAAGTGCGGCGTTACCCCGGAGGCGCTGCACAGTACCTTAAACGCCGCGAAGTATTTTTCATTGCAGCCAAATTTATGGTGGTTCGGTTTTCTGCTGGGAGGCATACTCGCCGCCTGCTGCGACGTCTCGCATCTGACGAGGTTTATCACAGCGAAGGACGAGAAAACCGCCGTCACCGGAAGCATGTTTGGTTTTACTTTTTGCGTGCTGCTTGCGGGTTTTGTAGTTTTCTTCGGCCTCTCGGCCGCCATGCTGATCGAACCGTCGGTATTGGGAGACAATAAAGACGGCGCTATATTCGCTCTGATCTCACGGGCACTGTCGCCGGGATTCGTCGGACTCATGCTCGCGGCAATTCTCGCGGCGACAATTTCCACGATCGACTCTAACCTGCAGACCGCCGTATTATGCACGATGATAGATATCGTTGAGCCCTCACTCCCTAAAAATACGACGGAAAAACAGAAACTTCTGTATTGCCGCCTGATAACCGTAGTTATTGCGGTACTCTCCATATTCTTCGTACTTAAAGTAAAGGGGATAATCGCAATAATAGGCATCGGATTTAATGTCTACTCTTCGGCGATATTCTTCCCCCTGATGAGCTGCATGTTCTGGAAAAAAGCCACGGCGAAGGGACTTATCACCGGCATCGTGGTCGGCGCAGTTACAGCGGTAGTTACCGTCAGCATGAAACTGCCGCTGCCGATAGTCTGGGGAGTCTCTTTCTCAGCCATTTCAACGATCGTCATCTCCTGGCTGACCGCCGGTGAAAAATCGATAAAACCGCTGCTTCCCGGCTTTAACGAAAGCGGGCAAAAGATCGATTCCGACATTTTCAAAGCATGTTTCCTCGGCGCCTCCGGCTCTCTGATCCTCTCAATAGGTATCGGGACATGGGTAAATTGGATATACATAATAATCGGCACTATCCTAATGTTCCTGTGCATAAAGATGCTCGACAGCGCCTTCAAAAGGGTCGCCGCCAATTAA
- a CDS encoding PstC family ABC transporter permease — protein MMIDSPNTPLWLRASAVYVTALLATVFVFITFCAAEGLFMSGPTLFTSVWHPETQDFGILPMIAATAALSLSSLALGWLISFGCICHIHGFGEKYSASLLSSLLRLMTAIPTVVYGFASVFLLVPLIRDGMGGSGFSWFTATLVLSLLITPTMVLTMESAVAQTARESRLAAESLGLSRAEHLVYVVLPACKEWLWGAALLGFGRAAGDTMIPTMLAGNAVQYPVSPFEAIRTLTAHIGLVLSSDVGGTAYYSLFVAGGILLALSTGANILFRAIRRGSERG, from the coding sequence ATGATGATAGATTCCCCAAATACCCCGCTCTGGCTGCGGGCCTCGGCGGTTTACGTGACGGCGCTGCTGGCGACCGTCTTCGTCTTTATAACCTTCTGCGCCGCGGAGGGGCTCTTTATGAGCGGCCCGACGCTCTTTACCTCCGTATGGCATCCGGAGACGCAGGACTTCGGCATTCTGCCGATGATCGCGGCCACCGCGGCGCTCTCCCTCTCGTCGCTGGCCCTGGGCTGGCTCATCTCCTTCGGATGTATCTGCCATATACACGGCTTTGGCGAAAAATACAGCGCCTCGCTGCTTTCATCGCTCCTGCGCCTGATGACGGCGATACCTACGGTCGTCTACGGCTTTGCCTCTGTATTCCTCCTCGTGCCGCTGATACGCGACGGCATGGGAGGCTCTGGCTTCTCCTGGTTTACGGCCACCCTCGTACTCTCGCTGCTTATCACGCCGACGATGGTGCTGACGATGGAGAGCGCCGTCGCCCAGACGGCGCGGGAGAGCCGCCTCGCCGCCGAATCTCTCGGCCTCTCCCGAGCCGAACATCTCGTCTATGTCGTGCTGCCGGCCTGCAAGGAATGGCTCTGGGGAGCGGCGCTGCTGGGCTTCGGACGCGCGGCGGGCGATACGATGATCCCCACAATGCTGGCCGGCAACGCCGTGCAGTACCCGGTCTCGCCCTTTGAGGCCATCCGTACGCTGACGGCGCATATCGGGCTCGTACTCTCCTCCGATGTCGGCGGCACGGCCTATTATTCTCTCTTCGTCGCCGGCGGCATCCTGCTTGCGCTGAGCACGGGGGCGAATATTCTCTTCAGAGCGATCCGAAGAGGGAGTGAAAGAGGATGA